In Antechinus flavipes isolate AdamAnt ecotype Samford, QLD, Australia chromosome 3, AdamAnt_v2, whole genome shotgun sequence, a genomic segment contains:
- the LOC127558090 gene encoding olfactory receptor 51G2-like produces MSSNHTMSQLPAFLLLGIPWREDIHKWLSIPFFLLYLAAALGNGAILVAVARNPSLREPMHCFLSMLAVTDLALSGTTLPTTLGLLWFGISQVAFDVCLTQMFFIHVASVAESSVLLAMAVDRWTAIACPLRYSALLTHRVVARVGLAVLIRSALTLLPLPFLLLRLTYNDQRRLTHSFCFHPDIMKLARNETEVNVHYGLFVILSTAGIDSILIILSYIPIAKVILGLGSWGEKVRAAGTCVSHVAAVLVFFVPMIGLSVMHRFGSHGPLPLALVGYIYLLVPPALNPVIYSIKCQCIWKTLLRLCFYQPGVPRWTSSPHSSHIGHKSLPVTCSQRFSVQTVQIESPSMGSSQSDETSIGLVFGDTPV; encoded by the coding sequence ATGTCATCCAACCACACAATGTCCCAATTGCCAGCATTTCTTCTACTTGGAATACCCTGGCGAGAAGACATCCACAAATGGCTTtctattcccttcttcctcctctacctTGCGGCTGCTCTAGGCAATGGTGCTATCCTGGTGGCAGTAGCCCGGAATCCATCACTTCGTGAACCCATGCATTGTTTCCTCTCCATGCTTGCTGTCACTGACTTGGCATTATCAGGGACCACACTACCAACCACATTAGGATTACTGTGGTTTGGTATCAGTCAGGTGGCCTTTGATGTCTGCTTGACtcaaatgtttttcattcatgttGCCTCAGTGGCAGAGTCATCAGTGTTGCTAGCCATGGCAGTAGACCGATGGACTGCCATTGCCTGTCCACTGCGGTACTCTGCTCTCTTAACTCACCGAGTGGTTGCAAGGGTGGGACTAGCTGTGCTGATCCGGTCAGCTCTCACATTGCTACCACTGCCATTCTTGTTGCTCAGGCTGACTTACAATGATCAGAGGAGGCTTACTCATTCTTTCTGCTTCCACCCAGATATCATGAAGCTGGCACGTAATGAAACTGAAGTCAATGTTCACTATGGTCTCTTTGTTATCTTGTCTACAGCTGGTATTGACTCAATCCTCATCATTCTCTCCTATATCCCTATAGCAAAGGTGATTCTAGGCCTTGGGTCATGGGGAGAGAAAGTACGAGCAGCAGGGACCTGTGTGAGCCATGTGGCTGCTGTCCTAGTATTTTTTGTGCCCATGATTGGACTTTCAGTCATGCACCGATTTGGGAGTCATGGTCCATTGCCTCTGGCCTTGGTGGGCTACATCTACCTCCTGGTGCCACCTGCTCTCAACCCTGTCATCTACAGTATCAAGTGTCAGTGCATCTGGAAAACCTTGCTTAGGCTCTGCTTTTACCAACCTGGAGTCCCCAGGTGGACATCATCTCCTCATTCCAGCCACATTGGACACAAATCTCTCCCAGTTACTTGCTCTCAGAGATTTTCTGTTCAGACAGTACAAATAGAGTCACCATCCATGGGGAGTTCCCAGTCTGATGAAACAAGCATTGGTCTAGTCTTTGGAGATACTCCAGTATAA